ACCGGCGTTTCGAAGGGTAAGGGCGGTTCGATGCACATGTTCGACGTCCCGCGCGGGTTCATGGGCGGGCACGGGATAGTCGGCGGTGGGATACCGCTCGCGACGGGTATCGGTTTCGCCGTCAAGTACCGTGAGGCCGACCAGGTCTGCCTCTGCTTCTTTGGCGACGGGGCGATGAACGAGGGCGCGTTTCACGAGTCGCTGAACATGGCCTCGCTCTGGAAACTGCCGGTGATCTTCGTGCTCGAGAACAACCTCTACGCGATGGGCACGGCGGTCCACCGCGCCTCCTCGATCCCCGACCTGATCCGGCGGGTCTGCTGTTACGACATCAAGCGCGAGCAGGTGGACGGCATGGACCTGATCGCCGTGCGCGACCTTGCGGACAGGACCATCAGCGCCGTGAGAGAGGACAAGGAGCCCCGCTTCATCGAGGCGGTCACGTACCGCTATCGCGGGCACTCGATATCCGACCCGGGCAAGTATCGCACGAAAGACGAGATCGAGGAATGGCGAAAGCGGGACCCCATCGTCCGTTTCGAGGAGCATCTCAGAAGCGAGAACCTGGCGACGGACGAGGAGATCGCTCGAATCCACGATGAAGTCGCGGCGGAGATCGAAGAGGCGATCGCCTTCTCGGAGCAGAGCCCCTACCCGGCCGACGAGGAACTCTATACGGACATATACGTGTGACCCCTGACACGATACAGAGCGCGAAAGAGAGAACCGACCCCATGCCTCAGATCACATACAGAGAAGCATTGAACCAGGCCCTGCGCGAGGAAATGCTCCGCGACGAGAACGTGTTCGTCATCGGCGAGGAAGTCGCGGAGTACGGCGGCGCGTACAAAGTCACGCAGGGGCTGTTCGAGGAGTTCGGAGGAAGGCGTGTCGTGGACACGCCGATCTCCGAGGAAGCGATCGCAGGAACCGGGATCGGGGCGGCGATGGTCGGTCTGAGGCCGGTAATCGAGATGATGACCATCAACTTCTCGATGCTCGCCATTGACCAGATCGTGAACCACGGCGCCAAACTGCGGTATATGTCCGGCGGGCAGGTCCAGGTCGGGGCGGTAGTTCGGGGCCCCCAGGGCGGCGGACTGCAACTCGGCGCGCAGCACTCCCAGTCCCTCGAATCGTGGTACGCGCACGTCCCCGGCCTCAAGGTCGTCTGCCCCGGTACGCCGGCCGATGCCAAGGGCCTGCTGAAGAGCGCGATCCGCGACGGCAACCTGGTGATGTTCCTCGAGAGCGAGGCCCTCTACGGCAGCAAAGGCGAGGTTCCTGACGGGGAGTACCTCATCCCCCTGGGTAGAGCGGATATCAAACGCCCGGGCGAACATGTCACGATCATCACCTACTCGCGGATGCTCGGACTGTCGCTCAAAGCCGCCGACGAACTGGCGGAGGGGGGCATTGACGCCGAGGTCCTGGACCTGATGACGATCAGCCCGATGGACACGGACGCGATCGTGAACTCGCTGGAGAAGACGCACAGGGCGGTCGTGGTCGAGGAAGACTGGCGGTCGTTCGGCGTGGGGGCCGAGGTGGCCGCGCGCCTTCAGGAGTCGGCTTTCGACTACCTCGACGCGCCGATAATGCGCGTGGCGACGGCCGAAGTCCCGATGCCGTTCTCGAGACCGCTCGAGCAGTTGGCGCTGCCGCAGGTGGAAGACATCGTGAGGGTCGTCAAGCAGGTCATGTGACTGCGGATCAGTTGAACACGAGGTTCATGTCCACTTGGAACTTCAGGTCGTCCGCGTCCGCATCGGTCGGCTTCGGACCGTCCCAATCGGTGTACGTTCCGCTCAGCGTGAGGTACTTGTCCGCGCTGACGTTGTGGTCGTACTTGACCTTGTAGGTGTTGGCGGTGCTCTTGCCGCTCGGGGTGATCAACCTGTCGTAGCCGTAGGAGACCTCGACCGCCGACAGCGAGCTCAACTTGCCCGCAAGGCCGAGGCTGTACTGGTCGCGGTCCGTGCGGTTCTGCACGTTCTCCAGATTCTCCCACTGGACATTCAACGCAAGCGTCCTGGCCACGCCCGTCGTCAGCTTGAGACGCTCGACGCTGACCGGCTCGAACTTGCCGCCCTCCTTCTCGGCGTTGCTGGAGAGCAGGTAGCTGAGGCATGTGCTCGAGTTGAACGTGTAACGCACATCGTAGTTCCGAACCAGCCTTGACGATCCCGCGCCCGACCCCAGCGCCTTGTAAGCAAAGCTGTAGTGCAGTCTCCTCTTCGGGTCCGGGTCGCCGGTGATGTTGACCGTCCTGACGGTCGGTGTCTGGCCTTCCTTGGTGATGATGTTGGAATACCCCAGCGCGACCTTGTGCTTCAGGACCGTGCTCTCGACCGAGGCCTGCTCGTTTCGCGTCACGACCTTCTCGCGATTGCTCAACTCAGCGAATCTGAAGCTCCAGTTCACTCCCTTGAAGATACCCCAGTCTCTCGCCGACGGAGGGGCGATGCTCAGTTCGCGGAGCCGGCCGACCGTTGAGCCGTTGTGGATGGTGTCGCCGAAACGCGCGGCAAGAGCGTATCCGCCGAAGACCTTGCCGGTCAGCGCATAGTCCTGAATGACCGTACTGTCGCTGTGGGTGTCAATGATCTTCCTCATCGAACTGAACGCCAGGGAAGACGTCAGGTTCGCGCCCAACGTGTAGTGCTGAACCTTCTCATACGTGCCGTCGCTGTCTTCGATGCTGTCCACGTCGCCGGTGAACCTGATCCTCTGTTTCGGATCATTGTTCAGGTGGTACTTGCTGACCTTGATCTGCTTGTCGGAGCCGTCGGCCTCGGTAGTCGTCTTGATGTCCATCAGGGACCGGAACTCTATCGGGCCGACGGCGGAGAGCTTCATATCGTGATCGAGCTTGTAGGTTTCATGGACGAACGTGCGGTTGGCTTCCGACGCTCCTGCCTGGTCCTCGTACCTGAACAGCATTATCTTCGGGCCGTTCGAAGGGTTGAAGTCTATCTGGTTTCTGAGCTGTCGTCTGAACTTATCCTGCGTGGAGTGCTGAGCGTCGTACCAGAAGCTCTGGAATGAGAGCGCCTTGCTGAACCGGTAGTTGAGCGCCAAGTCGTAGCGCTTCATCCCCTGCTCAGCCGCCATGGACTGCCGGTCCGCATCGGCGAGGTCCATGACCCGCGTGAACTCAGGATCAATGTTCTGGTAGTTGGCCCGAAGATCGAAGTTCGAGCCTTTGACCGAGATGCCGTACTTCATGACGTCGCCGCTGTCGTCGCCCACCCTGGCGAACGAGCTTGCGATGCTGAGACCCGACTTGAGATTCAGGGAGCCGGAG
This is a stretch of genomic DNA from Armatimonadota bacterium. It encodes these proteins:
- the pdhA gene encoding pyruvate dehydrogenase (acetyl-transferring) E1 component subunit alpha — its product is MTPEQQETVWDKSELLEMHRKMALIRVFEERANEMYTKGKIGGFLHLYIGQEAVGVGFISALREDDYVIGAYREHGQCLARGSDPKHVMAELYGKATGVSKGKGGSMHMFDVPRGFMGGHGIVGGGIPLATGIGFAVKYREADQVCLCFFGDGAMNEGAFHESLNMASLWKLPVIFVLENNLYAMGTAVHRASSIPDLIRRVCCYDIKREQVDGMDLIAVRDLADRTISAVREDKEPRFIEAVTYRYRGHSISDPGKYRTKDEIEEWRKRDPIVRFEEHLRSENLATDEEIARIHDEVAAEIEEAIAFSEQSPYPADEELYTDIYV
- a CDS encoding pyruvate dehydrogenase complex E1 component subunit beta, translated to MPQITYREALNQALREEMLRDENVFVIGEEVAEYGGAYKVTQGLFEEFGGRRVVDTPISEEAIAGTGIGAAMVGLRPVIEMMTINFSMLAIDQIVNHGAKLRYMSGGQVQVGAVVRGPQGGGLQLGAQHSQSLESWYAHVPGLKVVCPGTPADAKGLLKSAIRDGNLVMFLESEALYGSKGEVPDGEYLIPLGRADIKRPGEHVTIITYSRMLGLSLKAADELAEGGIDAEVLDLMTISPMDTDAIVNSLEKTHRAVVVEEDWRSFGVGAEVAARLQESAFDYLDAPIMRVATAEVPMPFSRPLEQLALPQVEDIVRVVKQVM